A region from the Stutzerimonas stutzeri genome encodes:
- a CDS encoding ornithine carbamoyltransferase, whose protein sequence is MAFNLKSRHFLTLRDFSPREIGFLLKLAADLKAAKYAGTEVPQLCGKEIALIFEKDSTRTRVGFEVAAFDQGAKVTYLGPTGTHIGHKESVKDTARVLGRVYDAIEYRGFGQAVVEELAEHAGVPVYNGLTDEFHPTQILADFLTMQEHVEKPLRDMSYVFIGDAANNMGDSLLIGGAKMGMDVRLCAPKACWPHDDIQQEAQRIASTTGARITITEDIDSAVAGVDFVYTDVWVSMGEPDEKWAERIKLLLPYQVNSALMEKTGNPRVHFMHCLPAFHNTETTLGKEVQQKFGIDAMEVTDEVFESPASIVFDQAENRMHTIKAVLVATLGA, encoded by the coding sequence ATGGCCTTCAATCTGAAAAGCCGACACTTTCTCACGCTGCGGGATTTCAGCCCGCGCGAAATCGGTTTTCTGCTGAAATTGGCAGCCGACTTGAAAGCGGCCAAGTATGCCGGCACCGAAGTGCCGCAGTTGTGTGGCAAGGAAATCGCTCTAATCTTCGAAAAGGACTCCACCCGCACCCGGGTAGGCTTCGAGGTGGCGGCCTTTGATCAAGGTGCCAAAGTCACTTATCTCGGGCCGACCGGCACCCATATTGGTCACAAGGAATCAGTTAAGGACACCGCCCGGGTGCTGGGGCGCGTCTATGATGCCATCGAATACCGAGGCTTTGGCCAGGCAGTGGTCGAGGAGTTGGCCGAGCATGCGGGCGTGCCGGTCTACAACGGCTTGACGGATGAATTTCACCCTACGCAGATCCTGGCTGACTTTCTGACCATGCAGGAGCACGTGGAAAAGCCACTGCGTGACATGTCCTATGTCTTCATTGGTGATGCCGCCAACAACATGGGTGACAGCCTGCTGATCGGCGGCGCCAAAATGGGTATGGACGTACGCCTGTGCGCCCCAAAGGCCTGCTGGCCGCACGATGATATCCAACAGGAAGCCCAGCGGATTGCCAGCACCACCGGTGCCCGGATCACGATCACTGAGGATATCGACAGCGCGGTAGCTGGTGTCGATTTCGTCTATACCGATGTCTGGGTGTCCATGGGCGAGCCCGATGAAAAATGGGCGGAGCGGATCAAGTTGCTGCTGCCCTATCAGGTCAATTCCGCGCTGATGGAGAAAACCGGCAACCCGCGGGTGCACTTCATGCATTGCCTACCGGCCTTCCATAACACCGAAACCACCCTCGGCAAAGAGGTTCAGCAGAAGTTCGGTATCGACGCCATGGAAGTCACCGACGAGGTCTTCGAAAGCCCCGCCTCGATCGTCTTCGATCAGGCGGAAAACCGTATGCACACCATCAAGGCGGTGCTGGTCGCCACCCTGGGAGCCTGA